CCAGGTCGACGTCCCGACGGCCACCGAGGCCGCCTCCCCCGACACCGGGATGACGCTCACCCTCCTCGCCGCCGTCGCCCTCGGCGCCCTGGCGGGCGCGCTCGCCGGAAGCGACCCGGCCCAGCCCGCCACCGGCGCGCTGCCCGCCGGAGTCCCGACCGCCGATCTGCCCGAGGGGCAGCGCGCGGTGTGGGTGCGCAGCGTCTCCGGGATCGGCACGACCACCACCTGGGTGCTCGCCCTCGCCGCGGGCGCGCTCGGCATCGGCGTGTGGCTCCTCACCGACACCGTGCTCCTCGTCGTCACGCTCGCGCCGGTGGTGGTGCTCATGCTCACGATGACCACCTGGCAGGTCCAGGTCGACGCGCGGGGCCTCACCGCACGCGGCGCCCTCGGCTGGCCGCGGCATCACGTACCCGCCTCCGAGGTCGAGCGCGCCGACGTCACCCAGGTCCGGCCGTTCGCGGAGTTCGGCGGCTGGGGGCTGCGCACGGCGGTGTCCGGGACGGTCGGCATCGTCGTCCGCAAGGGCGAGGCGATCGCCGTCGAGCAGACCGGTGGGCGCCGCCTTGTCGTCACGGTGGACGACGCCGCGACCGGCGCCGCGCTGCTCAACACCTTCGCGGAGCGGACCCGGCAGGAGGCGCACAGCCAGCGCTGATGATCGAAACGACGTAGTTTAGGCTTCAAGGACTCGTCGAGAGGAGGGCGCCGCCATGAGCACGTTCGCCGCCTGCGCGTCCTCCTCCCGATCCTGTCCGTAGAGCGCCCGGCACAAGCGTGCGGTCTCACCGCATGCCAGGCGCTCCGGACCTCGGCGCGGCCCGCGCCATCGCCCCCGCGCACCACCGACCCAAGGACGGCAACCATGGCCAGGATCTACGACGACGTCACCCAGCTCATCGGGCGCACCCCCCTCGTCCGCCTCAACACCATCACCAAGGACTCGCAGGCGACCGTGCTCGCCAAGCTCGAGTTCTACAACCCCGCGAACTCCGTCAAGGACCGCATCGGCGTCGCCATCGTCGACGCCGCCGAGGCGTCGGGCGAGCTGCCGCCGGGCGGCACCATCGTCGAGGCCACCTCGGGCAACACCGGTATCGCCCTGGCCATGGTGGGAGCGGCGCGCGGCTACGACGTCGTCCTCGCCATGCCCGAGACGATGAGCAAGGAGCGCCGCGCGCTGCTGCGGGCCTACGGCGCCGAGCTCGTCCTCACCCCGGGCGCGGAGGGCATGAAGGGCGCGGTGGCCCAGGCCGAGCAGATCGTCGCCGAGCGCCCGGGCGCCATCCTCGCGCGCCAGTTCGCCAACGAGGCCAACCCGGCCATCCACCGCCGCACGACGGCGGAGGAGATCTGGGCGGACACCGACGGCGCGGTCGACGTCGTCGTCGCCGGGATCGGCACCGGTGGCACCATCACCGGCGTGGGCCAGGTGCTCCGCGAGCGCAAGCCCGACATCCGGCTCGTGGCCGTCGAGCCCGCCGAGTCCCCCATCCTCAACGGCGGGCAGCCCGGGCCGCACAAGATCCAGGGCATCGGCGCCAACTTCGTCCCCCCGGTGCTCGACACGAGCATCTACGACGAGGTCATCGACATCGACGCCGAGACGTCCATGGCGACGGCGCGCGAGCTCGCCACGTCCGAGGGCATCCTCGCCGGGATCTCCTCCGGGGCAGCCGTCGCCGGCGCGCTCCAGGTCGCGGCCCGTCCGGAGATGGCGGGCAAGACGATCGTCGTCGTCGTCCCCGACTTCGGCGAGCGCTACCTCACCACCCCGCTCTACGCCGAGTTCATGGACTGACGTGCACCACTCCCCGGTCCCCCTGCGTGACCTCCTGCGTGAGGACCTCGAGGCCGCGCGCCGCGGCGACCCCGCGGCGCGCACCAGCCTCGAGGTGGCGCTCGGCTACCCCGGTGTGCACGCCCTGTGGCTGCACCGGATCGCCCACCGGATGTGGCACGCCGGGCCAGTGCTCAAGCTGCCGGCGCGGCTCCTGTCGCAGGCCGCCCGGGCGTTCACCGGCGTGGAGATCCACCCGGGCGCGGTGCTGGGGCGCCGGCTGTTCATCGACCACGGGATGGGCGTGGTCATCGGGGAGACGGCGGTGGTCGGCGAGGACGTCGTCATGTTCCACGGGACCACGCTCGGCGGGCGGTCGATGACCCACGGCAAGCGGCACCCGACCGTCGGCGACCGGGTCGTCATCGGGGCGGGGGCGAAGGTGCTCGGACCGGTCGTCATCGGCGACGGCGCCCGCATCGGGGCCAACGCGGTGATCGTCAAGGACGTTCCCGCCGGTGCGGTCGCCGTGGGCGTGCCGGGTGCCGTGCGCACCCGGGTCTCCGGCATCGACCCCCACGCGGACCCGGCGCTGTACATCTGAGGACGCCGGTGAGGGCGGGTCGCCGGCAGCGCCCCGCCGGGCTGGGTGAGCGAGGCCACCGTGGACACCCGGCCGTGCCAGGAGATCACTGACACACGGTCGGCGACCATCTCGGCGACGTAGATCTTGCCGGGCAGGCCGATCGCGTGGTGGTCACCCCGGCGCACTCGCCGGCCGC
The sequence above is a segment of the Georgenia faecalis genome. Coding sequences within it:
- a CDS encoding DUF1648 domain-containing protein; translation: MSTTPLPHRRRAWLLGVVVPAAITAAAWAAIAALVPRLPDPVAVHWGLDGVDRTGTVGELIAPMAVIGGLSLVVLGAFAVLTGRQAINRRMVLGLAVALATLFAGMALTTVLVQVDVPTATEAASPDTGMTLTLLAAVALGALAGALAGSDPAQPATGALPAGVPTADLPEGQRAVWVRSVSGIGTTTTWVLALAAGALGIGVWLLTDTVLLVVTLAPVVVLMLTMTTWQVQVDARGLTARGALGWPRHHVPASEVERADVTQVRPFAEFGGWGLRTAVSGTVGIVVRKGEAIAVEQTGGRRLVVTVDDAATGAALLNTFAERTRQEAHSQR
- the cysK gene encoding cysteine synthase A; translation: MARIYDDVTQLIGRTPLVRLNTITKDSQATVLAKLEFYNPANSVKDRIGVAIVDAAEASGELPPGGTIVEATSGNTGIALAMVGAARGYDVVLAMPETMSKERRALLRAYGAELVLTPGAEGMKGAVAQAEQIVAERPGAILARQFANEANPAIHRRTTAEEIWADTDGAVDVVVAGIGTGGTITGVGQVLRERKPDIRLVAVEPAESPILNGGQPGPHKIQGIGANFVPPVLDTSIYDEVIDIDAETSMATARELATSEGILAGISSGAAVAGALQVAARPEMAGKTIVVVVPDFGERYLTTPLYAEFMD
- the epsC gene encoding serine O-acetyltransferase EpsC produces the protein MHHSPVPLRDLLREDLEAARRGDPAARTSLEVALGYPGVHALWLHRIAHRMWHAGPVLKLPARLLSQAARAFTGVEIHPGAVLGRRLFIDHGMGVVIGETAVVGEDVVMFHGTTLGGRSMTHGKRHPTVGDRVVIGAGAKVLGPVVIGDGARIGANAVIVKDVPAGAVAVGVPGAVRTRVSGIDPHADPALYI